The Meiothermus cerbereus DSM 11376 genome includes a window with the following:
- a CDS encoding helix-turn-helix domain-containing protein yields the protein MPSKAIALHAHLSLEELEQRYRSCKDAKEKTRWQVIWLYAQQTRENRPSTRAVSQATGFSQNWVYKLIRRYNAEGPQGLIDKHRYNPGGDKRALL from the coding sequence ATGCCAAGCAAAGCCATAGCCCTACACGCCCACCTGAGCCTGGAAGAACTCGAACAGCGCTACCGTAGCTGCAAGGATGCCAAGGAGAAGACCCGCTGGCAGGTGATCTGGTTGTACGCCCAGCAGACCCGGGAGAACCGCCCCAGCACCCGGGCAGTGAGCCAGGCCACCGGGTTTAGCCAGAACTGGGTCTACAAGCTCATCCGGCGCTACAACGCCGAGGGACCCCAGGGGCTCATCGATAAGCACCGCTACAACCCAGGAGGGGATAAGCGGGCCTTGCTGAA